In Centroberyx gerrardi isolate f3 chromosome 14, fCenGer3.hap1.cur.20231027, whole genome shotgun sequence, the genomic stretch TGCTTACATTGCATTTATCCAGCTGTGATTTACAAATATCCCTCCCTGCTGAACAAGATGTCCTCCAAAGTAAAGACTGTTTGGATGCTGTTGAGTGCATGCAAACATGTTATCTTTCTTTATCTGGTCATTTTCTGCCTTGGAATTAATCCATGTGTTTATTCTAAGCCTGATGTACCCTATCTTTGCCCAAGTGCTTATTTTCTCAATCAGCATTTCTACTCTTTATCATGGTGCTGGTGCTCGTTAATTAAGCCACAGCCCATCATAAACATGGGAGCGGTaatccccctcctccacatcGTCCTGCCTCTAAGCGGCCCACTCGTGGTGAAACACTCATTACTGACACATATAATGACTAGCTGGTTGGATTGTGCTGACTCCTCTACTCAGACCGCAGTTAACTCAAAACACATTGGgctgcagccataaaaaaaagcCCACAAATATACCAACAGGCCAAGACAAGACGGGACAGAGTCATAACGCGTTGTTCTATACAATGCTCGGTctcaaagaggaggaaaaatatTCAAGTCCATATAAGCTTATCCTCACCAAGGCTACTTTATTTTCAGAACTCAGAATAATGATTTCTGAGAATAATCTGGGTCATACTCCCAAAGATATACAGGCTATATCTGAAAtcgaaaaacaaaataataataataaatgcataATTTAATAATACGTGTAGTACTGGCAATTTAAACATAATTAAGTTAAACATGTTAATAAAATGATGCAGATTGCTGGTGTTAGATAAACAATAGATGATATAGCCTACTGCAATGACTGTCAAATTCCAAAGCAAAACTTACACTTATAATCGAATAGcctaaaatatatgaaaaacattatttagagaaaaacaacatatgTAGGCTACAGTGCAGCAGAAAAAGAAATGCATCTTTTTCGGCATAGTTTCCAAGAGTAAAGCCGAATCTGGATCTAATTATGGAACAAAGAAAGTTTCCcaaagtttttcttttcttttaagaTCAAGACAATAGATGAACTTACTCTGCAGCAGAGTCATGTCGCCGTGCATCTTTTCCACTGTGCTGCCTGTGCGGGTATAAGCCTGACAGAGGTGCGTGTGCGCATCTATCGATAAAACACAAGAGCAGTTCAAGTTCATCAACCAACAAACTTCAGAGCTTCAGTCCCCAGTCTGGATCCTCCACATGCTCCGCCTCCGCCTTCCACTGAAatccaacactcccaacacaaATAACTCGAGTTAGCCTACATGTTACATTTTAGATTaacacacaaatatcacagaaGAACTACAGGCCTATGTCCCAATAGGCATATATTATAAGACTATTATAGATACTATACGagataaaacaaatacataaagtATAATGAGGTCACTGTAAAGTCCTTATAGGAATAGTGTAGTGACTTGTCGTTAGGAATACCGTTCATATGAAGAAGATCGTTGCTTCTGAATTTAATCCTGTAATAGCAGAAATACAGACATTTCCTCCTGTGTTTTATGAGCTTAAGCGCACATTACTGTATTAGTAATGCCAAAAATTGAGCCATGATTGACCTGATCAATCATTGTATATTCTGAACAGACTGATAAACTACAGGTCTATGCACACAGATATTTTGGTGACAGTAAACTCTATTAATGACTAAAcaataactgtggcaattcaaTGATGAATGCGTAATATGAGACTTTGTGCAATACTGCCATCCATAGTTTGAATAGGGAAAATGTAAGCTGCATACATgccattatattattatcagcCTATAGTGAAAACAAGCATCAcatataaatgaaaacaatagaAAATGACAACAGGACACGTCTTGGGCATGACAGAGATAAATCTTTATTGGGTCGTGCACACTTTGTTAAAAATAATTCTTCACATAGGGAATATGTCCACATCACTGACACAAGCTTCAAGCTGCACAGCATAGAAAGCAGGCTGCCTGTTTTGATTGCAGTGTTTTGGATGTGGCAGATCAGTCCAGTGTGAGGGACGTGTGTGTCTCCGCTGTGACTCCACGCCTCAGTCCCTTGTGTTCCCATGCTGTTTAATGAAGATCTTAGGCGTATTCCATCCCTCGGGAGCTTTCTTCAGTCCGGCTCGCGTCCAAATCCTCTTCAGATCCTCCTCAAATCGCTTCTGCACaggacaaacatacacacatggttGCCATGACGTCAGTTTATAGTTATATTGGATTGCTTCATCTGTTGGAAGTAAATTCATATTCAGCTAGTTTTGAGAAATCGTACTGTAATTAGGGTCCAACAGACTTACAACaattctaaaaaaatatatatgtatcgTTCTACAACTTTGGTCAAAACTGCAATAATAAATTATGCTGAGTAACAACTACAAAAATGGCATATTATCATTACTGTTAGTTTTCTTCTCAAATTATTGGTATTACATTCAGATATATCAGTCGGGTCATAGGCTGGGAaggacagaagaaaaaaaatggtcaGTAAGGAGTGAGTTGTCTCGCTGTGAAAGGATCCTCATTTGCACAGAACACCCTTCACTCCACAAAAGGGGAAACACTCACCTGCTTCTTCCTCCCCCTGCCCTCAAGCACTCTCCTCCTCAAGAATTTAGTCCGTTTCATCAGCTTCTTGTATTTGTGCCGGTTCATCTTCCGCCGCCGAATCTCCAGAACATTCTTACAGCTAAGGGGTGTTGCTGAgccctccctgtcctccagAACAGGGGCAGAAATGGGTGGCAGCaccttctcctccagcagctccacctcctccagggGCTGAGGAGCCTccagaagggaagggagggagtagCGCAGGGAGAGCCAGCTCTCCAGAGGGCTTACTGACAGTTTACGAGGCACAAGAGCCTCGTCCAGTTCTGGCTCAAGTTGGACCCATCGTGGAGGAGATGTGttgtctgctgctgttgagTAGTTTCTGAGTTTCCCTTTTAGAGAgcagcaggaagcaggaagggCAGGTTGTACAGATCCACTTAAGATTTGTCCATGGGTTTGAAGTGCTCCTAGGTATCAGGAAAATGAATTCATGTCAGCTTGAGGACTTGCACTAGAAAAGTGATTATACATATAGCAAAACAGATATTTGGTCAAACTTACCAGTTGCTCTACAAAGTAGACTGAGACGAGGGACAGCCCTTGTGATAAACATTGTCGTGTCACTGATTATTCAAATAAAGTCATCAGGAATGAGTCGACAGGTCACTTGTCCTGTGGGCATGGACAAAATATGTGATGTTAGCTACTCAGGCTCCTCAGTTACTTACACAGCGAGCTGTCAAACACGTCCAACACAACGGTTAGAAGCAACCAACGTTAACAAGCTGATCATACAATACATTCAATTAGTGAAATGGGCCAcgatgtaaaagtaaaaaggtcGATAGTAACATAAGTCAATCAAGGTTTGTCTCATTTGACGTTAGCGGCATAAAGAAGAGTTCCCGGTTGTAGCTAATGCTAGTTAGCAACGTAGCTGTTAGCTCTGTCTTTAGCCGGGGATGTGACAGTCATATTATTTTGACTGAAGAGGTCGCAGCTAATTATCTTTCTGCAATTAATTAACTGCTTGCTTTAATAACAAttaattcacacatttttctaATAGTTTAACGTTACCCAATGTTACTGTGACCGGGATGTTTCGTCTTCAATGTGACTCCAGAAGACAACTTCCGGCCTGCGCGACACAAATTGTGCACATTTCCTGTTTCACATAGTTGACAAAGGTTCCGCCTGAGCTGATTAACATGTCAAACAAACACGAGCGAGCTATTTACATTGAACTACAGAAGTGTGTCTAATTATTACAGCGCAGGAATTTAAAGGGGGTCGCAAACCGGACTCTCACCGGACCAAGGGCACCGGACCTTTgcttatatattatattatacttgttatgcatttaaaataaaatgctaatCATGTGGCTGCGCTTGAGAGCACTGACATGTGGAGGACCATATTagtcataattaaataaatgtgtcagtaaaataaataattacataaataaatacagtacataatATCATCAGTAAATAAAtttattattgattgattttattctttatttaaaaaaataataatattatttcataattattgtttttataataaCATGACTttagttgtatttttatttcataaaaactttttttatttttcaaatggcttttcTTTTCAATTACATGATGGTATAattcagaattacatttttcaaagtggttcttttatttccctttttcttttttcattgctcctctttttatttcataatgactcttcatttcataatgtctcttttcataatgtctcagccgtctgtcaatcaaagtgaatGAGGCGGGATCTATTTGCTGATTGGGTAATCCTTTGCAATCGATTATTTTTCCTGGCTCTCAGGCTGGTCTTGCCCCATGGGCCAAATGAcgttaaaaaatacattcattagttggatgttgaagggtataGTCCAGAGCTATCATCTCTGctgatccttaagaaactccttaagctttatttttacatttggaaagacatgtacactgtttattgccagtggttgaaaaccactggtctaaCAGATGTAAAACTACCTGTCAACTGAAGGAAGTAAAGCATAACCACTATTTCCTTACATGATTTTGAAAGTCTACCAACACATTTAGAAAGCTGAGAGATTCTAAAACTAGAAACAGGAGTTAATTGACGGTGGCTTGGCCTTGGTAGTGTTAAtgggagcctactatcactctaTCACCAGTGTATGCTAGAGTGCCAATCTACCAGGAACACATGCATGATTTGAGTGTCTATGTATATCTAGAGGCACTAGTTTCAGCCATAATCCCTGACCAGCAGTTCTCAGGTGAGTTGGTGCCCTTGCTGCATGCAAATGACGAGAGTAGCCTATtagcaccaaaatcatctctgtgcctccggtagatagctctgtctggtgcacatgctaatgctttagcatacagtatgttaagtaattataggcgactagcattatcataaaagagaggaaatgagaaccTGTGTCAGCTCTAACGCTGGGTAATTTTAATGGCACACAtgtaaacctgccaggcttgtttaggggattggtaaaataggcCTAAAATTCTATTAATAGAatgcactttcaatggcagaagatctctcttccagTGAGACTTCAAGCATAACTTGATTTGTTTACATACTGAAGTTAGCAGACTTAGCCAGAAGGCTAAagtgatgaagattgagatttagTTTTTATAAGTTCTGAACCCACAGGCCATAGCATAACAACACTgagagtctaacagccctgtgatgctgaattttgtggaagcatcTGCTGAGATTTTACTTAAGCAGAAGGAAAATCACTGGTCTAAACACCTActcaattaaaaagaaaagtagctcatttaaaatatagTCAAAGTAAAATttactttttaataaatcaaCTCAGTGTAATGTGTTAGAGGGAGGAATAAGGGCCATGATACATGGGAAGTGTTGTGAAGCAATGTAAAGTATgtaagtattttttcattattctccTATAGCCAGTGTGGTTACATTGATTTTGTCTGCTTGCCAGTCCCATCCCTGTTCAAAGCAATACTTCCCTTCTccacagcttcaaaatgttgtttGTGCATCTTGGAC encodes the following:
- the aurkaip1 gene encoding small ribosomal subunit protein mS38, coding for MFITRAVPRLSLLCRATGALQTHGQILSGSVQPALPASCCSLKGKLRNYSTAADNTSPPRWVQLEPELDEALVPRKLSVSPLESWLSLRYSLPSLLEAPQPLEEVELLEEKVLPPISAPVLEDREGSATPLSCKNVLEIRRRKMNRHKYKKLMKRTKFLRRRVLEGRGRKKQKRFEEDLKRIWTRAGLKKAPEGWNTPKIFIKQHGNTRD